The following are encoded in a window of Pedosphaera parvula Ellin514 genomic DNA:
- a CDS encoding GYF domain-containing protein yields MYKIIGADQREYGPIDANQLRQWIGQGRATAQSLVKFDGETQWKVLNSYSEFANDLPKFPPLSASSTKADDGISTIIPYKNPQALIAYYLGIFSFIPVIGFFLGIAAFVLGLRGLKFAQTHPGSKGRVHALIGIILGGLFGLLYLIVIILIASAALRRK; encoded by the coding sequence ATGTATAAGATCATCGGGGCAGACCAGAGGGAATACGGGCCGATAGACGCCAACCAGTTACGGCAATGGATTGGTCAAGGGCGGGCAACAGCACAAAGTCTGGTCAAATTCGACGGCGAAACGCAATGGAAAGTTCTGAATTCCTACTCCGAATTCGCCAACGACCTGCCAAAATTTCCACCACTGAGCGCCTCAAGCACAAAGGCCGACGATGGCATCTCAACCATCATCCCCTACAAAAATCCGCAGGCCCTGATTGCGTATTATCTTGGCATTTTCTCGTTTATACCGGTGATTGGATTTTTCCTTGGTATCGCCGCTTTTGTCCTCGGCTTGCGCGGCCTGAAATTCGCCCAAACCCACCCCGGCAGCAAAGGGCGGGTGCACGCGTTGATCGGCATCATCCTCGGCGGTTTATTCGGACTGCTCTATTTAATCGTCATCATTTTGATCGCCAGTGCTGCCCTAAGGCGAAAGTAA
- a CDS encoding GYF domain-containing protein has product MYKIIGADQKEYGPVSAAEIREWIAEGRANGQTLAQGPGAIDWKPLHLYSEFSDVLNPAPPPGLGAPVSPGSFAPLPLADVVDRDYYVDIGNCIKRSWELVKANLLPVVGISLLSFAIPAIINQLIGLTSSPATQALMKYFLGHLLNQTSPETAPPQISVGLLLLIPFTWLLSMCVSEIFMGGLYNYYLKLIRGQNAEIGDAFVGVTQVPGQLALLGLIKGILAMIAFAFCLVPGIYLSIAWIFSTVLVVDRRLGFWDSMEISRQVVTRHWFTIFALVIVNGVISLAGIFACFIGALVTLPIALISLMYAYEDIFTSRGT; this is encoded by the coding sequence ATGTATAAGATCATAGGAGCAGATCAGAAGGAATACGGCCCGGTTAGCGCCGCTGAAATCCGTGAATGGATTGCTGAAGGCCGTGCCAATGGTCAGACCTTGGCCCAAGGCCCGGGTGCCATAGACTGGAAGCCTCTCCACCTTTATTCAGAATTCTCGGATGTCTTGAATCCTGCTCCGCCCCCCGGCCTTGGCGCGCCTGTTTCACCAGGTTCCTTTGCCCCCCTGCCGCTGGCCGACGTAGTCGACAGGGATTATTATGTGGACATTGGAAATTGCATCAAGCGGAGTTGGGAACTTGTCAAAGCCAACCTTCTGCCAGTCGTGGGCATCAGTCTTCTGTCATTTGCCATCCCGGCCATCATCAACCAACTCATTGGCCTTACCTCCAGCCCGGCCACTCAGGCGCTGATGAAATACTTTCTTGGCCACTTGCTCAACCAAACCAGCCCGGAAACTGCCCCACCTCAGATCTCCGTGGGCTTGCTTCTTCTGATTCCCTTCACCTGGCTGCTCAGCATGTGCGTCTCCGAAATCTTCATGGGCGGACTCTATAATTATTATTTAAAGCTCATCCGGGGACAAAATGCCGAAATCGGTGATGCCTTCGTCGGCGTGACCCAGGTACCTGGCCAACTCGCATTACTGGGACTCATAAAAGGAATTCTTGCCATGATCGCATTCGCCTTTTGCCTGGTGCCGGGCATTTACCTCTCCATCGCATGGATATTCAGCACCGTGTTGGTGGTCGATCGGCGACTGGGCTTCTGGGATTCCATGGAGATCAGCCGCCAGGTGGTAACCAGGCACTGGTTCACCATTTTCGCGCTGGTCATTGTTAACGGAGTGATCTCTCTCGCCGGCATTTTTGCCTGCTTCATTGGCGCGCTGGTCACTCTGCCGATCGCGCTCATTTCGTTGATGTATGCCTATGAAGACATTTTCACTTCGCGAGGCACGTAA
- a CDS encoding galactokinase, which yields MFEVETHFKRHFNAPPVHVVRAPGRLELLGNHTDYNEGLVMSLAVDKYIEIAASPRSDGKIQLVSSSFPEKEIFSANEFKKNPAVPWADYVKGVLAQLYKRGVHFTGFNAVVHGTIPMGAGMSSSAALSVATALIIRKLHPYALSETGLAAAPIPDSKGVVPVPTHAEKLHIAKICRAAEHEFVGVKVGLLDQISSLFGKAWHVMDIDFRALTVELSPMPGEAIIVCNSGVKHSLVEGGYNELRDNCEGAARKLGITSLRSADAKMLDASKAKLTQREYECAHHIVTEIQRVVFAERALREDDHQQFGQYMFQSHESSRDFLKNSVPELDLLVEIARKHPGCLGARLTGGGFGGATINLVRHHEAAAFMEYMAREYEKRGGHKTQPILCQIVDGAA from the coding sequence ATGTTCGAAGTAGAAACACATTTTAAACGCCACTTCAACGCTCCCCCTGTCCATGTCGTTCGCGCGCCCGGCCGCCTCGAACTGCTCGGCAACCACACCGACTATAATGAGGGCCTGGTCATGTCCCTGGCGGTGGACAAATATATTGAAATCGCCGCCTCTCCGCGGAGCGATGGCAAGATCCAACTCGTTTCCTCATCATTTCCCGAAAAGGAAATCTTCTCCGCTAACGAATTCAAAAAAAATCCCGCCGTTCCCTGGGCCGATTACGTAAAGGGTGTCCTTGCGCAATTGTATAAACGCGGCGTTCACTTCACCGGCTTTAATGCTGTCGTGCACGGCACCATCCCCATGGGCGCAGGCATGAGCAGTTCCGCCGCTCTTTCAGTCGCCACTGCCTTGATTATCCGCAAATTGCACCCTTACGCCTTGAGTGAAACCGGTCTCGCCGCCGCCCCAATACCCGACTCCAAAGGCGTAGTTCCTGTTCCAACCCACGCGGAAAAGTTGCACATCGCCAAAATCTGTCGCGCAGCAGAACACGAATTCGTCGGTGTTAAAGTCGGTTTGCTCGACCAAATCTCCTCCCTCTTCGGCAAGGCCTGGCACGTCATGGACATTGATTTCCGTGCCCTGACGGTTGAACTCTCCCCGATGCCAGGCGAAGCCATCATCGTCTGTAACTCCGGCGTGAAACATTCCCTCGTCGAAGGCGGTTACAACGAACTTCGCGACAACTGTGAAGGCGCAGCCCGCAAACTGGGCATTACCTCCCTTCGCTCGGCCGATGCCAAAATGCTCGATGCCAGCAAAGCCAAACTCACTCAGCGCGAATATGAATGTGCCCACCACATTGTCACCGAAATCCAGCGTGTCGTCTTCGCCGAACGCGCCCTGCGTGAGGATGACCATCAACAATTCGGCCAATACATGTTCCAAAGCCATGAAAGTTCCCGCGATTTCCTCAAGAACAGCGTCCCCGAACTGGACCTGCTCGTCGAAATCGCCCGCAAACATCCCGGCTGCCTCGGAGCGCGCTTGACCGGCGGCGGCTTCGGCGGCGCTACCATCAATCTTGTCCGACATCACGAAGCTGCCGCTTTCATGGAATACATGGCTCGCGAATACGAAAAGCGTGGCGGACACAAAACCCAGCCAATTCTTTGTCAAATCGTGGACGGCGCAGCCTGA
- a CDS encoding DUF4190 domain-containing protein: MSNPLPPVNPAPSSNPAPESSGLAIASMIMGILSLVCLGFLSGIPAIICGKIGKTKIRNSAGTLTGSGFATAGIITGWIGTMLSVLAIAVFVALPFATRGMISKATASNQRACHNNLAQIDGAKQQWALETKAAANAEPTWENIKRYLGRGTSSTLPECPAGGTYTLGNLQEPPRCNIPGHSLE; encoded by the coding sequence ATGAGCAATCCACTTCCACCCGTAAACCCGGCACCGAGTTCCAACCCTGCTCCTGAAAGCTCGGGTCTGGCCATTGCCAGCATGATAATGGGAATTCTCAGCCTGGTTTGTTTGGGATTTCTCTCCGGTATTCCAGCCATCATCTGCGGAAAAATCGGCAAGACCAAAATTCGCAATTCTGCTGGCACACTCACCGGCTCTGGATTCGCCACCGCCGGAATTATTACGGGTTGGATCGGCACCATGCTTAGTGTCCTTGCAATTGCGGTGTTTGTCGCCCTTCCCTTTGCTACCAGAGGGATGATTTCCAAAGCAACCGCCTCCAACCAACGAGCCTGTCACAATAACCTGGCGCAAATCGACGGCGCAAAGCAACAATGGGCGCTGGAGACCAAGGCTGCTGCAAACGCTGAACCGACCTGGGAAAACATCAAACGTTATTTGGGACGTGGAACTTCCAGTACACTTCCCGAATGTCCGGCTGGCGGAACTTATACCTTGGGCAACTTGCAAGAACCCCCAAGATGCAATATTCCAGGCCATAGCCTGGAATAA
- the mutS gene encoding DNA mismatch repair protein MutS: MLPKREFCRNFCFHLTTNSSVTYRLMAADKQLTPMMAQYRRIKGELPKDAILLFRLGDFYEMFFEDAQVAAPLLNVALTKRGVVPMCGIPFHAANNYISRLLKAGRKVAICEQLEEARPGQLVKRDVTQILSPGTHFDERMLAAEKNNFLAAVYGVGKSFGLALVDLTTGSFKCTELETEAALLAELERLRPAEIILPSEAARLHELLNSNFPILNGYEDWVFAPETALFTVRDHFKVASLDGFGLKNKGAATGAAGAVLHYLTQHLRRDVGHLTSLSCYQASDYLTLDIITLRHLEILEPLHRDAAKNATLYGALNRTVTPMGARRLRDWLSQPLADAKAIGCRQNAVQTWMENVSALEQFRAQLTQVRDLERTLGRLSAGTGNARDLAALRLALEQVPMLRSILAGLPTSGAGNGLLQEAEEISEPSLLGELGSQVVELPDLIDQIARAIADEPPLALKEGGLIRDGFDPALDELRAASRSGKDWIAKLQQDEIERTGISSLKVRFNSVFGYYIEVTASNLSKVPQHYIRKQTIANGERFITPELKEMEGKILGAEERSIKLEYELFLRVREVMLARLPEIQQTASALAQLDVLGSFAETARLYSYCRPQVGTENVVNIRDGRHPVLEQNLSEERFVSNDTQLDQQVQVALITGPNMAGKSTYIRQVALLVLLAHTGSFIPAAEARVDLVDRIFTRIGASDDLARGQSTFMVEMSETANILNNATAKSLIILDEIGRGTSTFDGLSLAWSIVEHLHNQVGAKTLFATHYHELTELAGRLPRIKNYNVAVREWNDQIVFLRKIIEGGTDKSYGIQVARLAGVPKAVIERAKEILHNLEESELTPEGNVRQQARHRAERDKLKKLAPPPQLDLFGG; this comes from the coding sequence ATGCTCCCGAAAAGAGAGTTTTGCCGGAATTTTTGCTTTCACCTGACGACCAATTCCAGTGTAACCTATCGGCTGATGGCTGCCGATAAGCAACTGACTCCGATGATGGCGCAGTATCGCCGAATAAAGGGCGAACTGCCGAAGGACGCTATTTTGCTATTCAGGCTTGGGGACTTCTACGAAATGTTCTTCGAAGACGCGCAGGTGGCCGCGCCGTTGCTCAATGTGGCGCTGACCAAGCGGGGTGTGGTGCCGATGTGCGGCATTCCATTCCATGCGGCGAACAATTACATTTCCCGTTTACTGAAGGCCGGCCGGAAGGTGGCCATTTGTGAGCAGTTGGAGGAAGCGCGGCCCGGGCAATTGGTCAAACGTGATGTCACCCAGATTCTGAGTCCGGGAACTCACTTTGATGAGCGGATGCTGGCGGCGGAGAAGAATAACTTTCTCGCCGCGGTTTATGGCGTCGGCAAGAGTTTTGGATTGGCACTGGTGGATTTGACCACCGGCAGTTTCAAGTGCACTGAGTTGGAAACCGAGGCCGCGTTGCTGGCGGAGTTGGAACGGTTGCGTCCGGCGGAAATCATCCTGCCATCCGAAGCGGCGCGGTTGCACGAGTTGTTGAACAGCAATTTTCCGATCCTGAACGGGTACGAGGATTGGGTATTTGCCCCGGAGACGGCACTGTTTACTGTGCGCGATCATTTCAAAGTGGCGTCGCTCGATGGGTTTGGCCTCAAGAACAAAGGCGCCGCGACTGGCGCGGCAGGGGCAGTGTTGCATTATTTGACCCAGCATTTGCGTCGAGATGTGGGGCACTTGACGTCGCTTTCCTGTTATCAAGCGTCCGATTACTTGACGCTGGATATCATCACCCTGCGGCATCTGGAGATTTTGGAACCGCTGCACCGGGATGCAGCGAAGAATGCGACGCTCTACGGAGCATTGAATCGGACGGTGACTCCGATGGGCGCGCGACGATTGCGCGATTGGTTGTCGCAACCGCTCGCGGATGCCAAAGCGATTGGCTGCCGTCAAAATGCTGTGCAGACCTGGATGGAAAATGTCTCGGCGCTGGAACAGTTTCGAGCGCAGTTGACCCAGGTGCGGGATTTGGAACGGACGCTCGGACGGCTAAGCGCCGGAACTGGGAATGCGCGGGATTTGGCGGCGTTGCGATTGGCTTTGGAACAAGTTCCCATGCTGCGCTCCATTTTAGCTGGATTGCCCACTTCCGGCGCAGGGAACGGACTATTGCAGGAAGCGGAAGAGATTTCAGAACCATCATTGCTCGGGGAACTGGGATCGCAAGTGGTGGAACTGCCGGACTTGATCGACCAGATTGCGCGAGCGATTGCGGATGAACCGCCGCTGGCATTGAAAGAAGGCGGATTGATTCGCGATGGATTTGACCCGGCGCTGGATGAATTGCGCGCCGCTTCGCGGAGTGGTAAGGATTGGATAGCCAAGCTTCAGCAGGATGAAATCGAGCGCACGGGGATTAGTTCGCTGAAGGTGCGGTTCAATTCGGTGTTCGGTTACTACATCGAGGTGACGGCCAGCAATTTGAGCAAGGTGCCGCAACATTACATTCGCAAGCAGACGATCGCCAATGGTGAGCGGTTCATCACTCCTGAGTTGAAGGAGATGGAAGGCAAAATCCTGGGAGCGGAGGAGCGCAGCATCAAACTGGAATACGAATTGTTCCTGCGTGTGCGTGAGGTGATGCTGGCTCGTTTGCCGGAAATTCAGCAAACTGCATCGGCACTCGCGCAACTGGATGTGCTCGGTTCCTTCGCTGAAACGGCGCGGCTTTATAGTTATTGTCGTCCACAAGTGGGAACGGAAAATGTGGTGAATATCCGGGATGGCCGCCATCCGGTGTTGGAACAGAATTTAAGCGAGGAACGATTTGTCTCAAACGATACGCAGTTGGATCAACAGGTGCAGGTGGCGTTGATCACCGGGCCGAACATGGCGGGTAAAAGCACCTATATCCGGCAGGTGGCGTTGCTGGTTTTGCTGGCGCATACGGGATCGTTTATCCCGGCGGCAGAAGCGCGGGTGGATTTGGTCGATCGTATTTTTACCCGCATTGGTGCGAGCGATGATCTGGCGCGGGGACAGTCCACCTTCATGGTGGAGATGAGCGAGACGGCAAATATTTTGAACAACGCCACCGCGAAGAGCTTGATTATTTTGGATGAGATTGGTCGTGGCACGAGCACCTTCGATGGACTGAGTCTGGCCTGGTCGATCGTGGAGCACTTGCACAACCAGGTTGGCGCCAAGACATTGTTTGCAACACATTACCACGAGTTAACGGAGTTGGCTGGACGATTGCCGCGCATCAAGAACTACAATGTGGCGGTGCGGGAGTGGAACGATCAGATTGTCTTCCTGCGCAAGATTATCGAAGGCGGCACGGATAAGAGTTATGGCATCCAGGTGGCACGACTGGCAGGCGTGCCAAAAGCGGTGATTGAGCGCGCCAAGGAAATTTTACACAACCTCGAAGAGTCGGAGCTCACGCCTGAAGGGAACGTGCGGCAACAAGCGCGTCATCGTGCCGAGCGGGACAAGTTGAAGAAGCTCGCTCCACCGCCGCAGTTGGATTTGTTTGGAGGTTAG